In one window of Halocatena salina DNA:
- a CDS encoding PTS fructose transporter subunit IIB → MNLVAVTSCPTGIAHSQMAAENLETTAQDRGHNIKVEVQGAMGAENELVTDDIDSAQAAIVAADTAVDRDRFSETPLVEGTVKDAVNDAEGLIKQAVEQAEAGEAGVTEVGETEAGSETGRETAAGPSSDTETEQLGGDPSKGLFARLRRLFS, encoded by the coding sequence ATGAATCTCGTAGCAGTCACGTCATGCCCGACCGGTATCGCGCATAGCCAGATGGCAGCAGAGAACCTCGAAACGACCGCTCAAGATCGCGGCCACAACATCAAAGTCGAGGTCCAAGGTGCGATGGGCGCTGAAAACGAACTGGTCACGGACGATATCGACTCTGCACAGGCGGCCATCGTCGCCGCAGACACCGCAGTCGACCGTGATCGCTTCAGCGAAACGCCGCTCGTTGAGGGAACGGTCAAGGACGCGGTTAACGACGCTGAAGGACTGATCAAGCAAGCAGTTGAACAAGCCGAAGCAGGCGAAGCGGGTGTGACCGAGGTTGGGGAGACTGAAGCTGGTTCGGAGACCGGCAGAGAGACTGCTGCAGGCCCATCGAGTGATACTGAGACCGAACAGCTCGGAGGGGATCCGTCGAAGGGACTCTTTGCTCGTCTCCGAAGATTGTTCTCGTGA
- the ptsP gene encoding phosphoenolpyruvate--protein phosphotransferase, giving the protein MSERTFTGTGVTPRSGVGTVVWYSSDDELPDPDDVAVEFDVECERFADACETARTELEAERAQTIEHVGEQEAEVFDAHLQFLSDPQIEDGVESAIEDELPAEHAVQRAFAGPIEQFEGMDGRMAERADDLRDVRDRLVRHLTGTERVDLGSLPEGTVVLAERLTPSDTAQLDPDRVAGFATVTGGRTSHAAIFARSLALPAVVGVGDELYEIAEDATIVVDSEEDELVVDPSDERWEATQTPNEVDVREKPVTTVDGIEIEIAANVGQHAELERAKSQGADGVGLYRTEFLFLNREAAPSEDEQYETYVEALDVFPNGRVVVRTLDIGGDKPVPYLDCPDEKNPFLGERGIRRSLGPDTDLFETQLRALLRAAADGSGQLSIMFPLVATPEELTTALETVSAVADTLEEEGVDYVVPELGVMIETPGAVFTAPELAAQVDFLSIGTNDLTQYIMATARENEHVADLRDPRRPAMLRAIDRTVGAAHKNDAWIGMCGEMAGNPQLTELLVGLGLDELSMSVVTVPDVKAAVQTIDATEAAEHASYALKAVTREQVIKRIQSGNCNQ; this is encoded by the coding sequence ATGTCAGAACGCACATTTACCGGAACTGGTGTAACGCCCCGTTCCGGCGTTGGGACCGTCGTATGGTACAGTTCAGACGACGAACTGCCCGACCCCGACGACGTGGCCGTCGAGTTTGACGTCGAGTGCGAACGGTTCGCAGACGCGTGTGAAACTGCACGGACAGAACTGGAGGCTGAACGCGCACAGACCATCGAACACGTCGGCGAGCAGGAGGCTGAAGTTTTCGACGCACACCTACAGTTCCTATCGGATCCGCAGATCGAGGACGGCGTTGAAAGCGCGATCGAGGACGAACTGCCCGCCGAACACGCCGTTCAGCGAGCGTTTGCGGGTCCGATTGAGCAGTTCGAGGGGATGGACGGACGGATGGCCGAGCGAGCCGACGACCTTCGCGACGTTCGCGACCGTCTTGTTCGACATCTCACCGGCACCGAACGGGTCGACCTCGGAAGCCTTCCAGAGGGGACAGTGGTGCTCGCCGAGCGACTCACGCCGAGCGACACCGCTCAGCTCGATCCCGACCGCGTCGCCGGTTTCGCCACAGTCACCGGCGGGCGAACATCGCACGCGGCGATCTTCGCCCGATCGCTGGCGCTTCCGGCCGTCGTTGGCGTCGGCGATGAACTGTACGAAATCGCCGAGGATGCGACGATCGTCGTCGATAGCGAGGAGGATGAACTCGTCGTCGATCCGAGCGATGAGCGTTGGGAGGCGACACAGACCCCCAACGAGGTCGATGTTCGTGAAAAACCAGTAACGACCGTTGACGGGATCGAAATCGAAATCGCCGCAAACGTCGGCCAACATGCCGAACTTGAGCGCGCGAAATCTCAAGGAGCCGATGGCGTCGGCCTCTACCGGACAGAGTTTCTGTTCCTCAACCGTGAGGCAGCACCCAGTGAGGACGAACAGTATGAAACGTACGTCGAGGCGCTCGATGTGTTTCCGAACGGCCGCGTTGTCGTCCGGACACTCGACATCGGTGGTGACAAGCCGGTTCCCTACTTGGACTGCCCTGACGAGAAAAACCCCTTCCTCGGTGAGCGAGGAATCCGCCGATCGCTCGGTCCGGACACCGACCTCTTCGAGACACAACTCCGGGCACTGCTCCGAGCTGCTGCAGACGGGAGCGGTCAGCTGTCAATCATGTTTCCGCTCGTCGCGACGCCAGAAGAGCTTACTACCGCACTTGAGACAGTTAGCGCAGTTGCAGACACGCTTGAAGAGGAGGGTGTTGACTATGTGGTGCCTGAACTCGGCGTTATGATTGAAACACCCGGGGCCGTGTTTACTGCCCCAGAACTCGCCGCACAGGTAGACTTCCTCAGTATCGGAACAAACGATCTGACCCAGTATATTATGGCCACAGCACGCGAGAACGAGCACGTCGCGGATCTCCGAGATCCACGCCGGCCTGCCATGTTGCGAGCCATCGATCGAACCGTCGGAGCTGCTCACAAAAACGACGCATGGATTGGCATGTGTGGAGAGATGGCTGGCAACCCCCAACTGACTGAACTCCTCGTCGGGCTAGGACTCGACGAACTCAGTATGAGTGTAGTTACCGTGCCAGACGTCAAAGCCGCTGTCCAAACGATCGACGCTACCGAGGCGGCCGAGCACGCGTCGTATGCGCTTAAGGCAGTAACCAGAGAACAGGTTATCAAACGAATCCAAAGCGGAAATTGCAACCAATGA
- a CDS encoding HPr family phosphocarrier protein, giving the protein MSSERTVTIVPESGLHARPAAKFVEAVNDHESDVQIGHADADELTAAGSMIAVTSLGAESGEDVRLIADGPDEQATLDALERVLTASGDQLTDTDI; this is encoded by the coding sequence ATGAGCAGCGAACGCACTGTAACGATCGTTCCTGAATCGGGGTTGCACGCTCGACCGGCCGCAAAGTTCGTCGAAGCTGTTAACGACCACGAGTCGGATGTGCAGATCGGTCACGCTGACGCAGACGAACTAACCGCCGCAGGTAGCATGATCGCAGTAACAAGCCTTGGGGCTGAGTCGGGTGAAGATGTCCGTCTTATCGCGGACGGGCCCGACGAGCAAGCGACGCTGGACGCACTTGAGCGCGTCCTAACCGCTTCAGGAGACCAACTCACTGACACTGATATCTAA
- a CDS encoding PTS sugar transporter subunit IIA — MTETLNKDRIDTLASTDHITLDSAPTDKRACIEYLLDLLVHAGRVTDRNAALEALLARESETTTGVGMGIGIPHAQTDAVVEPSVAFTRSEEGIDFGSMDGEPAQLIFMILVPESGADDHLSILSSLSRALMHDETRDALYHAETSEEVQAVLREAVA, encoded by the coding sequence ATGACAGAAACACTCAATAAAGACCGTATCGATACGCTCGCCTCGACTGACCACATCACGCTCGATTCGGCACCTACAGACAAGCGGGCCTGCATCGAGTATCTCTTGGACCTACTTGTCCACGCAGGACGCGTCACGGACCGCAATGCAGCTCTCGAAGCGTTGCTCGCGCGCGAATCGGAGACGACGACCGGCGTCGGTATGGGTATCGGGATCCCCCACGCCCAGACTGATGCCGTTGTCGAGCCGTCAGTGGCGTTTACTCGCTCAGAAGAAGGCATCGACTTCGGATCGATGGACGGCGAGCCAGCACAGCTTATCTTCATGATTCTCGTTCCAGAGTCCGGTGCCGACGACCATCTCTCCATTCTGAGTTCTCTCTCACGAGCACTCATGCACGATGAGACTCGGGATGCGCTTTATCACGCAGAGACCTCTGAAGAGGTGCAGGCCGTTCTAAGGGAGGCGGTAGCATGA
- a CDS encoding PTS fructose transporter subunit IIC has product MTSVDKAESALHSHVTSVKEDVMTGVSFMIPFVTIGGIFLAVAFMIAELPFTAATTETVFEAEGTLAWYIAEVGNLGLTMMIPILGAYIAYAIADRPGLAPGFILSWAIQQEHIIEAAGLLVGFSADGAVAGFLGALVVGLLAGYVARWMKSWPVPSVIDPMMPVLIIPVFTTALLAPVVIVGLGVPIAIADDALTTFLEGMKGANALLLGSILGAMMAADMGGPINKVAYVFGVALVGDQIYGPMAAVMIAGMTPPLGLALSNFIAPQKYSVEMYENAKAAVPLGLSFITEGAIPYAAADPLRVIPSAMIGSATAAATALWFGVTMPAPHGGIFVFLLSNNAFVFLGCIAFGTIITAVVATAIKPDFEKTVADIETETGPNTQAATQTDD; this is encoded by the coding sequence ATGACATCAGTAGACAAAGCAGAAAGCGCACTACATTCACACGTCACCTCGGTCAAAGAGGATGTGATGACCGGTGTGTCTTTCATGATTCCGTTCGTCACAATCGGGGGAATTTTCCTGGCTGTGGCGTTCATGATCGCCGAACTTCCGTTCACGGCGGCAACTACTGAGACAGTATTCGAGGCGGAGGGGACTCTCGCATGGTACATAGCCGAGGTCGGCAATCTCGGCCTAACGATGATGATCCCCATTCTAGGGGCGTACATTGCTTACGCGATTGCGGACAGACCCGGTCTCGCGCCCGGATTTATTCTTTCGTGGGCGATCCAGCAAGAACACATCATCGAGGCGGCTGGCTTGCTCGTCGGTTTCTCGGCTGACGGCGCCGTCGCTGGGTTCCTCGGTGCATTAGTTGTCGGTCTCCTCGCCGGTTACGTTGCCCGCTGGATGAAAAGTTGGCCGGTCCCGTCCGTTATCGACCCGATGATGCCGGTCCTAATCATTCCAGTGTTCACGACAGCGTTGTTGGCGCCAGTCGTAATCGTTGGGCTGGGTGTCCCGATTGCAATCGCTGATGATGCGCTGACGACGTTCCTCGAAGGAATGAAAGGTGCGAACGCTCTCTTGCTCGGCTCGATTCTCGGAGCGATGATGGCCGCCGATATGGGCGGCCCGATCAACAAAGTCGCGTACGTATTCGGTGTTGCACTTGTTGGAGACCAAATCTATGGACCGATGGCTGCGGTGATGATCGCTGGCATGACCCCACCGCTTGGGCTCGCATTGTCGAACTTCATCGCGCCACAGAAGTATTCTGTCGAAATGTACGAAAACGCCAAGGCCGCAGTGCCGCTGGGACTTTCGTTCATTACTGAAGGTGCAATTCCGTACGCTGCAGCTGATCCGCTGCGTGTGATCCCTAGCGCAATGATTGGCAGCGCAACTGCGGCCGCGACTGCGCTATGGTTCGGCGTCACTATGCCCGCACCGCACGGTGGAATCTTCGTGTTCCTCTTGTCGAACAACGCGTTCGTCTTCCTCGGCTGCATCGCGTTTGGAACGATAATAACTGCGGTCGTCGCGACAGCTATCAAACCGGACTTTGAGAAAACCGTCGCCGACATCGAAACCGAAACAGGCCCAAACACCCAGGCAGCAACTCAAACTGACGACTGA
- the pfkB gene encoding 1-phosphofructokinase, whose protein sequence is MILTVTLNPAVDHTVEVDSLPAPDRISRANDARVDPGGKGINVSKYLVELGAETVATGVVGDFLGEFVRNSLADGQVNGDFVEIDGQTRLNTTILTEDAEFKINHNGPTVSECDIDDLLDTVKHNDPETVVVGGSLPPGLGPDAIDRIAQAGNWETVVDVGGDCLRELDASYALCKPNREELAAATGQPVRSLKECSTAVEQLRHMGYDRIVASLGDDGAIMSTPNECFHAEALDAEVVDTVGAGDSLLAGILSALNRGASDREALQAGMAVASRVVSVPGTEIPSLDNVASMSVRVPISTQEAKSG, encoded by the coding sequence GTGATTCTCACAGTAACGCTCAATCCTGCGGTCGATCACACGGTGGAAGTCGATAGCCTCCCTGCACCTGATCGAATCTCAAGAGCGAACGATGCGCGCGTTGATCCCGGTGGTAAAGGAATCAACGTCTCGAAGTATCTTGTCGAATTAGGTGCCGAGACAGTTGCTACAGGTGTCGTTGGCGATTTCCTCGGGGAGTTCGTTCGCAATAGTTTGGCTGACGGACAGGTCAACGGTGATTTCGTCGAAATCGATGGGCAGACGCGGCTCAATACGACGATTCTAACCGAGGACGCTGAGTTTAAGATCAATCACAACGGACCAACGGTTTCGGAATGCGATATCGATGATCTCCTCGATACGGTCAAGCACAACGATCCAGAGACTGTCGTCGTCGGTGGTAGTCTCCCGCCGGGTCTCGGTCCGGATGCGATTGATCGGATCGCTCAAGCTGGTAACTGGGAAACTGTCGTTGACGTTGGCGGAGATTGTCTCAGAGAGTTGGACGCATCCTACGCGTTGTGCAAGCCCAACCGCGAGGAACTCGCGGCGGCGACAGGGCAGCCGGTCCGTTCTCTCAAGGAGTGTTCTACTGCAGTCGAACAGCTTCGTCACATGGGGTATGATCGGATCGTTGCATCGTTGGGTGATGATGGTGCGATCATGTCGACACCAAATGAATGTTTCCACGCCGAAGCACTCGATGCCGAGGTTGTCGATACGGTCGGTGCTGGTGATTCACTACTGGCGGGAATTCTTTCGGCGCTGAACCGTGGAGCGTCGGATCGCGAGGCCCTTCAGGCTGGAATGGCAGTCGCTTCGCGCGTCGTTTCAGTTCCAGGCACAGAGATTCCGTCGCTCGATAATGTAGCGAGTATGTCCGTTCGTGTTCCCATTTCGACACAGGAAGCAAAATCTGGATAG
- the glpR gene encoding HTH-type transcriptional regulator GlpR gives MLPAVRKREIVELVSEQGECSVAELAEEMDCSKATIRRDLSALEDRQLIERSHGGAVPVTTVGKEQTYGQKEVQNLNGKMRIAERAAEEITDNQVVFFDSGSTTMQVAKNAPDDRSFLAVTNSPVLAIELGKQVDNVKLTGGSLRHETRALTGPSAERFMERTNFDLLFLGTNAIGPSEGLMTPNEGEARLKSLMIENAGRVVLVSDGSKLGKQSFVKFSSLDDIDTFITDTELSSEQHETFETADVEVIQEVEQ, from the coding sequence ATGCTACCAGCAGTTAGAAAACGTGAAATCGTTGAGTTGGTTTCCGAGCAAGGGGAATGCTCCGTCGCCGAACTCGCTGAGGAGATGGACTGTTCAAAGGCAACGATTCGCCGTGATCTCAGTGCTCTCGAAGACAGACAACTGATCGAGCGCTCTCATGGTGGCGCGGTTCCGGTGACGACCGTTGGGAAAGAACAGACCTATGGTCAGAAGGAAGTACAGAACCTCAACGGCAAGATGCGAATTGCGGAGCGAGCAGCAGAAGAGATCACTGACAATCAAGTCGTGTTTTTCGACTCGGGTTCGACGACGATGCAAGTAGCTAAAAACGCGCCTGATGACAGGTCATTCCTTGCGGTGACTAACTCACCGGTGTTAGCGATTGAGCTGGGCAAACAAGTTGATAACGTGAAACTCACGGGCGGATCACTCCGTCACGAGACTCGTGCCCTCACCGGGCCGAGCGCGGAGCGGTTCATGGAGCGAACGAACTTCGACTTGCTGTTTTTAGGAACGAACGCAATTGGGCCATCTGAGGGGTTGATGACGCCGAACGAGGGCGAAGCCCGATTGAAATCACTCATGATCGAGAACGCGGGCCGTGTCGTCCTTGTTTCCGATGGATCTAAACTTGGAAAACAGAGTTTTGTGAAATTTTCCTCATTAGATGATATAGATACGTTCATAACTGACACGGAACTATCGAGTGAGCAGCACGAAACGTTCGAAACCGCTGATGTAGAGGTTATTCAGGAGGTCGAGCAGTGA
- a CDS encoding ribbon-helix-helix protein, CopG family, translating to MPGDRVTVSLNEDAKSALEQLTDQTEKSRSEIIRRAVSFYAANFESANANNSDDLQTYYQMLTTGEHVLLDIDLLHAFLNQVDEREQRDPVFLETVDRVARYHSREYAERFDSLDEVLDWLSFCGFLTVRNTEGDIYHVVFPSESLRWFMMRFIQGSVEELPFELEIKESVSKVLLIECEE from the coding sequence ATGCCTGGAGATCGAGTGACTGTCTCCCTCAACGAAGACGCGAAATCTGCGCTCGAACAACTAACCGATCAGACCGAAAAAAGTCGGAGTGAGATAATCCGCAGGGCGGTCTCATTTTATGCGGCGAATTTCGAATCAGCAAACGCGAACAACAGCGACGATTTACAGACGTACTATCAGATGTTAACCACGGGTGAACACGTCCTATTAGACATCGACTTACTCCATGCGTTCTTGAATCAAGTAGATGAACGTGAACAGCGAGATCCTGTGTTTCTCGAGACGGTCGACAGAGTCGCTCGGTATCATTCGCGGGAGTACGCTGAACGGTTCGATTCGTTGGATGAGGTTCTTGATTGGCTTTCTTTTTGCGGATTCCTAACAGTTCGAAACACAGAAGGCGACATTTACCACGTCGTGTTCCCCTCCGAATCCCTCCGTTGGTTCATGATGCGATTCATACAGGGTAGTGTTGAGGAGTTACCCTTCGAGCTTGAGATCAAAGAAAGCGTATCCAAGGTGTTGCTGATCGAATGTGAAGAGTGA
- a CDS encoding Nramp family divalent metal transporter, producing MNIIQRLTAIGPGTMVAAAFIGPGTLTTASVTGAQFGYALLWTIAFSIIATIVLQEMSARLGLISGEGLGEALRERFDNPIVEFVSIFLVLGAIGVGTAAYEAGNLLGGAAGLATITGVSSTLWGVVMGLVAGLLLFTGQYKVIERALVGLVVIMAISFVASAILIGPDVGAIFAGFVPEIPSGSLYLITGLIGTTIVGYNLFLHASNVQERWSGPGDLPKSRTDTILSIVVGGFITLTIMITAAAAFETGTQIRDVGQMAEQLKPLAGPYAELFFSIGLFAAGFTSATTAPLAGAWATMGALGWDSDMKSVKFRAVWGGIITVGVVSVLRGGSPVEVIVFAQVVNGILLPIVTVFLIYAMNQDDLLGQYTNGPVTNALGAVVTVIVVWLGVRALLSVVGVI from the coding sequence ATGAACATTATTCAACGACTCACAGCCATCGGCCCTGGTACGATGGTTGCAGCAGCGTTCATTGGCCCTGGAACGCTTACCACGGCTAGTGTAACGGGCGCGCAGTTTGGGTACGCTCTCCTCTGGACCATCGCGTTTTCGATCATTGCGACGATCGTTCTTCAGGAGATGAGCGCACGGTTGGGTCTCATCTCGGGGGAAGGTCTTGGTGAAGCCCTTCGTGAACGGTTCGATAATCCGATCGTCGAATTTGTGAGTATCTTCCTCGTGTTAGGTGCGATCGGTGTCGGTACAGCGGCCTACGAAGCCGGAAACCTCCTAGGAGGTGCTGCGGGTCTGGCAACCATCACTGGTGTGAGTTCCACTCTGTGGGGTGTCGTCATGGGGCTGGTGGCTGGTCTGTTGCTGTTCACTGGCCAATATAAGGTGATCGAGCGGGCGTTGGTGGGCCTCGTGGTTATTATGGCCATTTCGTTTGTGGCTTCAGCCATCCTGATCGGGCCGGACGTGGGGGCGATCTTCGCGGGATTCGTGCCTGAAATTCCGTCGGGGTCGCTGTATCTCATTACTGGTTTGATCGGCACGACGATCGTTGGTTACAATTTGTTCCTTCACGCGAGCAACGTTCAGGAGCGCTGGTCCGGTCCGGGGGATCTTCCCAAATCCCGTACTGATACGATTCTGTCCATCGTTGTGGGTGGATTCATCACGCTCACGATAATGATTACTGCCGCAGCTGCGTTCGAAACCGGCACGCAGATCAGGGATGTCGGACAAATGGCCGAACAGCTCAAACCCCTCGCCGGTCCCTACGCAGAGCTATTCTTTAGCATCGGCCTATTTGCGGCTGGATTTACGAGTGCGACCACCGCGCCGCTGGCAGGAGCGTGGGCGACGATGGGGGCACTTGGCTGGGACTCGGATATGAAAAGCGTCAAGTTCAGAGCGGTTTGGGGCGGTATCATCACGGTCGGTGTGGTGTCGGTTCTCCGTGGCGGGAGTCCGGTCGAGGTCATCGTCTTCGCTCAGGTCGTAAACGGAATTTTGCTTCCCATCGTTACCGTGTTCCTCATCTACGCGATGAACCAAGACGATCTCCTTGGACAGTATACGAACGGACCCGTCACAAACGCACTCGGTGCCGTCGTTACGGTCATAGTAGTGTGGCTCGGCGTTCGAGCCCTGCTCAGTGTAGTGGGGGTGATATAA
- a CDS encoding hydantoinase/oxoprolinase family protein yields MSDRIVGVDVGGTFTDVALLVGSELITAKVPSTEDQSEGVIAGIEKACEDAGITPDELEAFSHAMTVSVNALLEEAGAKTALVTTEGFRDVLEIGRQDRPSLYDLQADKPMPLVPRRRRYEVAERTTTGGIEQSVDEDDVRRVAKEIHQDGVEAVAVSLLHAYAHPENEQRVVQTLREELDVPVSASHEVLAEFREYERTSTTVVDAYVRPSIDRYIGHLSEKASETGVPHPRIMQANGGITDAETVRQHAVLTVLSGPAAGVVGASAMADGAVNKSKSGLVTFDMGGTSSDVSLVRDGDVERTTEGSINDRPIKTPLVDIETVGAGGGSIAWIDSGGALRIGPRSAGAEPGPACYDRGGTEPTVTDANLVLGYIGSTTSLGGELSLNEQAAHDALADLAEEGGMDGPVEAAQGVYRVANANMSRAIRSVTVERGFDPRKFGLVAFGGAGPMHAVSIADTLDMDRVVIPRASGILSAYGLLAADEKQDAVRTFRRSLDSIEPDDVDTVYSELEDDVLTEISDRARASIEYFADLRYAGQSFELTVAVGDSFDPRDAKRRFAEAHEATYGYRMDEPIHLINCRVTATVSRDEPEIEYQASGDPLKGTRDATFGDGVYETPVFHREKLSPARTIDGPAVIEQDESTIVVPPAWDIRVRDDGSLVSEVK; encoded by the coding sequence ATGTCCGATCGAATAGTTGGCGTTGACGTGGGCGGGACGTTTACCGACGTAGCGTTGTTGGTCGGGAGTGAACTCATCACGGCCAAGGTACCGAGCACTGAAGATCAAAGCGAAGGAGTGATAGCTGGCATCGAAAAGGCCTGTGAAGACGCCGGTATCACTCCCGACGAGCTTGAGGCGTTCTCGCATGCGATGACCGTTTCGGTCAACGCGCTCCTCGAAGAAGCGGGTGCAAAAACCGCACTCGTCACCACGGAAGGGTTTCGGGACGTGCTTGAGATCGGTCGCCAGGATCGTCCCTCGTTGTACGATCTGCAAGCGGATAAGCCGATGCCGCTTGTTCCTCGGCGTCGTCGGTACGAAGTGGCCGAGCGGACGACGACAGGGGGAATCGAACAGTCCGTAGACGAAGACGACGTTCGACGGGTGGCCAAAGAGATACACCAAGACGGTGTGGAGGCAGTCGCCGTATCGCTCCTCCATGCGTACGCCCACCCCGAGAACGAACAGCGAGTCGTGCAGACACTCCGAGAGGAACTCGATGTTCCCGTTTCTGCATCACACGAGGTCTTAGCGGAGTTCCGAGAATACGAGCGCACCTCGACGACTGTCGTCGACGCGTACGTCAGACCCTCGATCGATCGGTATATTGGCCATCTTTCCGAGAAGGCATCCGAGACTGGCGTTCCTCATCCCCGGATTATGCAGGCCAATGGGGGAATTACGGACGCGGAAACAGTTCGACAGCACGCCGTTCTAACTGTCCTCTCCGGTCCTGCCGCAGGGGTCGTCGGTGCAAGCGCGATGGCCGATGGGGCAGTCAACAAATCGAAGTCGGGGCTCGTCACGTTTGATATGGGCGGAACGTCGAGTGATGTCAGTCTCGTTCGGGATGGTGACGTCGAGCGAACGACAGAAGGTTCCATCAACGATCGACCGATCAAAACGCCACTAGTCGACATCGAAACCGTCGGTGCGGGCGGTGGGTCGATCGCGTGGATCGACTCTGGCGGCGCTCTCAGAATTGGTCCTCGTTCGGCGGGTGCCGAACCAGGGCCTGCCTGTTATGACCGGGGCGGTACTGAGCCGACAGTTACGGACGCCAATCTCGTCCTCGGATACATCGGATCTACCACCAGCCTCGGGGGAGAATTATCGCTCAACGAGCAGGCAGCCCATGATGCGTTAGCCGACCTTGCCGAGGAAGGGGGTATGGATGGACCAGTCGAAGCAGCTCAGGGTGTGTATCGCGTCGCCAACGCGAACATGAGCCGAGCGATTCGGTCCGTAACTGTCGAGCGTGGGTTCGACCCACGCAAATTCGGACTCGTTGCATTCGGCGGTGCTGGACCGATGCACGCGGTCTCGATCGCCGATACTCTCGATATGGACCGAGTGGTAATTCCCCGTGCTTCGGGGATTCTGTCAGCGTATGGGTTACTCGCTGCTGACGAAAAGCAGGATGCAGTCCGAACCTTCCGACGATCCCTCGATTCGATCGAACCTGACGACGTCGACACGGTTTATTCCGAATTGGAGGATGACGTCCTCACAGAGATCAGTGACAGGGCACGCGCCTCGATCGAATATTTTGCCGATCTCAGGTATGCTGGTCAGAGCTTCGAACTCACCGTTGCTGTCGGCGATTCATTCGATCCCCGAGACGCCAAACGCCGATTCGCGGAGGCCCACGAAGCCACCTATGGGTACCGAATGGACGAACCGATACACCTGATCAACTGTCGCGTTACGGCGACCGTTTCACGAGACGAGCCTGAAATCGAATACCAGGCTAGCGGCGATCCGCTAAAGGGGACTCGAGATGCGACCTTCGGGGACGGCGTGTACGAGACGCCAGTATTTCACCGTGAGAAGTTGTCTCCTGCTCGGACAATCGACGGACCTGCCGTGATCGAACAGGATGAAAGCACCATCGTCGTTCCACCTGCATGGGACATCCGAGTCCGTGACGATGGTTCGCTAGTGTCCGAGGTGAAATGA